AATTGCGATAACTGCACTGAACAATAATAAGTAGAAAGCATCTAACCAGTCCTTATCTGATAACGAAAATAAATTACCGGGTTTTGGGCTACCAGTAACATACGCTAAAACGTCTAAACCTTGAAGCTTTCTATAGCCCTCATTAATGAGAAATTTAACCTCTTGCGGATTCATTAGATCCGCCTTTATATATGTAACGTCATTATTAATCTCCTTCAACTTGTTGTAAGCTTTTACTAAATTCGTTTCGTCATGAGAAGAAATAACTACTTTAGCACCTTCTTCTAGAAATCGTTTAGCTATAGCGAATCCTATTCCTTTACTTGCCGCTGTCACGATTACTTTTTTCCCCTTTATCCCCAAATCCATACAAGAAGTTATCTAAAGTTACAGTTTTTGAACTTACTGCTTCTTTAACTCTTCTAAAATCTTCTTCTAAAATTTTTCTAATTGGCGGATTGTAAAGTGCAGCTGCTGGATGATAAGTTGGAAATACCAGAATTTTATGCTCATTATTATTCCATGTGTAAAACTTACCTCTAACTCTGCTAATTGACTCCATTTTCATACCCATCTTACGAAATAAATATGAGGATGAGTGCCTACCTAACGTAACTATAATACGTGGTTTTATCAATTCTATCTGCATATCCAAATATGGTGAACACGCGTTTATTTCATCTTCCTCTGGGTCTCTATTATTTGGAGGCCTACATTTCACCACATTAGTTATGAAAACTTCAGCCCTACTAAGCCCTAATACCTCATTTATAAGCTTGGTCAAAAGTTTACCAGCAGCGCCTACGAAGGGTCTTCCCTCGTTATCTTCATTTTCACCTGGTGCCTCTCCTATGAACATTACCTCGGCTTTACTATTACCTTCGCCAGGGACAGCGTTTTTCCTAAACTGCCATAGCTTGCATTTTTTACAAGATCTAATTTCATTAGCAACCTCGTCTAAGTTGCTCATAACTTTTACACTCTTTTTCTTTATATAATTAAGCTACTGATTGAATATAAGAATACTCAGCCGGGGATATTCTCTTCACTGTTCGTAAAATCCCATCGACCCTCATCATTCTTATATACCTATTTCCTTTAGTACATTATATATTTCGCCTTCAGCTCTGCTATCCTCTGTTAATGGTTTTCTGACGCTTCCAACATTTATTCCCCTATATCTCAAGCCTATTTTAATTCCGCTAGGATAATCACCTAAACTCACAGCCTCAACTATCTTAGTTATAACATTTTGGATTTCAATAGCTTTCTGTAAATTGCCCTTTTCAAACTCTTGATATAATCCGGCAACTAGTTCTGGAGCTAAATTAGATACGCCAGAAACTGAACCATCCGCCCCGTATATAAGTGCGGAAAGTATCATTCTATCCTCTCCGATAAAGATTTTAAATCTCTCATCGATTCTTTTCAACTGTCTTAAATATGTCAAGAATGAAACAAAATCTGTTGTAGTATATTTCATCCCATCTAGTATTTGATCTTCAACTAATTTTTCAATTAGACTAACAGGAACGTTATATCCTATTAGGGAAGGTATATTGTATAAGAATAATGGCAAGTCTATTTTACGTAGTTCATTGAAATAGGAAATTAGGCTCTTATCTGACAGTTTATAACCAATAGGTGGCGTTGAGAAAATACAATCCACACCAAGATCGTAATATTTCTTGGCTAATGTTAAACTAGACTTAATAGAATTTTCATTAATCCCAGCATATATTTTCCCGCTTACCTTTTCACGGATCTTAGTTACTAATAAGATTTTTTCATCTTGAGTTAACATATGAAATTCCCCTGCTGTGCCGAGAATCCAGAAGTCTCTAATTCCATTTTTAATTAAGAAGTCCAATAGTTGGTATAATGCCTCAATATTTACGTTTTCCTTCTCATCGAAGGGTGTGATTAACGATAATATGTTGTCTTTCACGGGTTATATGATTAAAACAAAACTTTATTTATTTTCATTGTGAAGAATCTGTTAGATGTCTAACTTATCACGGAGGGAATTTTCATATCTGCTAGCTATAAAAAAATATAATGATAGTGGAGAAGGTGCGAGAATTAATAGAATAGCCAAGGACTTGAAAATTGCACCGTCAAGCGTTTTTGAAGAGATTTCGCATCTGGAAGAGAAGGGATTAGTTAAGAAAAAAGATGATGGAGTATGGATTACTGATGATGGAATTAAAAGTGTAAACTATATCATAAAGGCTCATAGAGTGATAGAAATATTGCTGGTTAACATAGGAATAGATAAGGAGGTAGCGTGTGAATACTCTAAGCAATTCGATTATCTTGTACCCCAAGAAATTATAGAAAAACTTTATAACTATTTAGGCAAACCATCCTCTTGCCCACACGGGCTAGAAATACCATTATAAAGTAGTATCTGATTTCCTCCCCGCCATCAAAATGGCGAGGATTCCCCTCATCGATTCGGAGTTACATCTCTCATGTAAACTCTCAAACTGTTAATCATTAGTTTAATGCAACAGATAGTAGTAGACCCAAATAGAGATAAACAAAAACGTATTAAGAGTACTCAAGGTTCTTAAACACGTTAACTTTATATTAAAATTACGAGAGTGTCGTCATATAGGCATAAATTATTTCTAAAGCTTTTGGTATCATTAATTGTAACTATGTCTTAATGAAGAGAACTCGTACATGTAAAATTTTTTAACTACATGAAAACACTATGAAAATTACTAAGGATTTTTATAATTTAATAATAAGCTGAATCAATGTTTATAACTGAAGCTTTAGTACAAATATACTCAAGTGATGAATGATATCTTTTAGAGAAATATAATTAGGAGAAGTACGACAGACTACCTATTTCTTATCTGGTTGCGATAACAATCAAAATGATGCTGGTTACGACTATTTAATACTTATCTATCCACGTTTTACATAAACATAACTTTTTAAAGTTAAAACTATAATAAATTAATATGATTCAAGATCCATCTTTTCAAATAACCATAACGCCAATACAATATATTCTTTCCATTATTTCAGGGATCTTAGTAGGTTTTAGTTTAGGACTAATAGGTGGAGGTGGTTCAATTCTTGCAATACCACTTTTACTATACTTCGTAGGTTTAGCTGATGGCATTCCACCAAGCTCGCCAGAGTACACATACATAACACATATTACCTTAGGTACTACTGCGCTTGCAGTAGGATTAAACGCTTATATCAACTCTTATATGCACTTTAGAAAGGGAAACGTTAGAGTAATGGAGGGGGTAGTTTTTACAATTCCGGGAGTGATAGGTGACGTATTAGGAGCTTATTTAAGTCATCTAATGTCTGGGGCTATAATCTTATTTCTATTTGGGTTTTTAATGATTGCAGTCGCTATTAGGATGTGGAGAACAAGATGCAATCCTAATAAAAATATTGTTGAAAATCACTTAGGCAAATTAAGTTTAAGGGATAGGGTTAAATTGAATAGAGTAATCCCAGCTGGGTTTTTAGTAGGATTCGCATCAGGATATTTTGGAATAGGAGGGGGCTTCCTAGTAGTACCGGGATTATTATTTAGTACTGGTGTAGATATGCTAAGAGCAGTAGGTACGTCACTAATATCAGTTGGAACATTCGGTGTGGCTGCAGCGATAACTTATGCCATCTATGGCTATATCGATGTAATCATTAGTATACTGTATTTAATTGGAGGAATTATGGGAGGCTATGCAGGATCTACCATTGCATCTAGAATGCCTAGGCAAACTTTGAGAAAACTATTCGCAGTAATTATAATAGTAGTAGCAATATATACTATGTATATAAATAGGATAGGGGTAGTTCAATTAACGCATTTGTTGTAGATCTTTATAGTATTTTTCTATTTCATTGGATATAATTTCCAACGATCTTTGAACGTTATAAAGAATTATACTATAATTTTCCTCATCTATCCCTTTGTTGATATTATTTATTATATCTTTAAAATTATCATCATTGGAGAATTTCCTAAAGTATCCAGTAAGCTCTTTTCTAACCCACTTAAAAATAGTCTTATCCTTTCGCTGTTCTATATGGAGTTTCACTTTTTCTAGAGATGTTTTAGCTAAGATTAAGTCTTGAAGTTCATAGAATTTTTTTGTAGCTGACATTACATTAAATAATTAGCTAGAGATTTTATATAGATATGCATAACGTTAAGGATTAAAGTTATAACTATAATATAAGCATAATCGCTTATGAAAAACTCTGAATATTACATATGGGTATTGGTAGGGGCAGTAGTTCTAACAATAGTATTTCTCTCAATGGCGCCATTGGTTCCGATAGATGAACCATTAGTATATCGAGCCAGTAGTGGGGTTGTATATAATCTTACCATCCCAGTGGGAGTATCGTTTTCCGCATTTTTAGCTCTCATCATATTTATAATATCGATTTTATTGGTGTCTGGAAATAAAAATGATTATTATAATATAATAATAGACTCTTCAGCTATAAGTTTCCTGTTTTTAAATTACCTTAATTACTATTTGATATGGTACGTTTGGAGGCCTAGTATGCAAATATTACCGTTTCTTATCGAAATTTCCTATAATCATGCGACAACGTTACAATTAGATATAGGACAGATAGTAATTGTTATATTTCTGTACAGATTATATAAAAGATTGAGAACGCCCCGTTCCCTATCGGGGTCTGACAGTAGATTATAATTTGAATGAAGACCTCCAGCCGAACGGGGCACAATGATGACGCCTACATCGTCTTGAATAGTGAAGAGAGGTCGATGGACTGAATTACTCATAATATACTAGTACATAATACGTAACGTTATATTGGTTCCATATTGGTATTAGATATATTGTATTTGCAGAAGCGTTGTAAAATGTTATCTTCACTTCAGTATAGACAACTTGATCATTAATCACGGTAGTATTCAACACACTAACATTGAAAATCTGTTGAACTACAGCTATATTTACTCTATCATTTATGGAATAATAAATATTTAGTATGGTAGAATTATTATTAGGGGAGATGTTTACTAAACTAGGATAGACATGAAATATTGGATCTTTATTTATTAACTGAAATGATTGTGAAGGTGAGTATACAAAATAGCGAGGGAGGCTCCCATTAGCTGGACTAGCACTTACAGTTAACTCATATAGGTTTGGACTATAATTAGAACGCGGCTCAACAATATTAGGCTTTTTTACACTATATGTTATAATAACATGTGAAACATAAATAACTAAAGAGGCGATAATTAGACTAGCCAGAACACCTGCCGCAACCATTAAGTACTGCTTCACAATAATTACCGTGTCCTAGATAGTATAAATATCTATTCATTACACTAGTTTAGATAGAAAACCTTAATTTATAATGTTAAGTAATATGTATTTAATGGAAGATGAGCTAACGGGGACTGCTAGAAAGATCTATCTCTATCTTCTTAGGCAGAGAAGACCCGTGGGTATTAGGAAAATTCAAAAGGATTTAAACCTAAGCTCACCTTCCATTGTGAGTTATCACATTAAGAGATTAATGGAAGAAGGACTGGTAAAAGAGGTTGATGAAGGGTATGTAGTAGCTAAGATAATATTAGAAGATTATATAAGGTTTAAGAATGTGATAATACCTAGATCACTATTTCTCTCTTCCTTTCTAATTTCTTCATTAGCAATCCTTATATACCTCATTTTTTTACACCCTTTTTCTGCAGACGTATTTTCTCTAGTTGTAATCTTTATAATTACGATTATAACAATTTTTGATGTAATAAAGAAATACAAAAAACTTAAATCTTTGTGATATAGTAGTAGAAGAGAAGTATGGTAATGAAAGATAAGGAAATAGTTATTAGAGAGGGATAGATGTATAAGGGATTCCTATCATTGGACCACATGACGAAATCAAATAGAAAAGATGCAAACTGAGCAACTAAGAACCCACTAAGTAGTACTAAAATGGTTGTTAATTTACTCTTAAATTCCTTCCTTATTCTAACAAATTCCAATACTATTATGCTAGAGAGAATCAATGCAATTAGCGCTAGGGTAATATGAATATACCACATTTTGAACATATGATGTAAGATAAGTAAGATTGTTGCTATTAAATTTTTACCCATTTCCTGCGATTCTTATGATTACAAAATACTGAGCAAAAAGTTTAAACGTTTTAAGTATTACCAAAATTATTGATGACAATAAAAAGAATTAAGGTCCTTATTGCTAAATTGGGCCTAGATGGTCATGATAGAGGGGCAAAAGTAGTTGCGAGAGCTCTAAAAGACGCAGGGATGGAGGTAGTATACACTGGTCTAAGGCAAACACCAGAACAGATCGTTAAAGCTGCCATACAAGAGGATGCGGATGTGATAGGAATAAGTATATTAAGTGGTGCTCATTTGGAACTAATTCCGAAAGTAATAGAGCTAATGAAACAAAATGGTTTAGATGACGTGGGAATTATAGTTGGAGGTGTAATACCACCAGATGATATAAAGAAGCTGAAAGAAATAGGAGTTGACGAAGTGTTTTTACCAGGAAGTAGTCTTAAGGAAATAGTAGAAAAAGTGAAAAAGATAGCAAGATTGAAAAGAGGTATTAATGTTGAATAGTAACATATTGGAAAAAGCGTTAAGTGGAAATGAGTTGGCTATTGCTAAATTACTAACTAAGATAGAATATATGACTGAAGAGGGAATAATCGCATTAGACGCGTTAATGAAGAGGTCTGGTAACGCTCACGTAATTGGAATAACCGGAATTCCGGGATCAGGTAAAAGTACTTTAATTGGTGGAATAATTCAAGAATACGTTTCAAGAGGACATAGGGTTGGCGTAATTGTAATAGATCCATCAAGCCCATATACAATGGGCTCATTTATGGGGAATAGACTGAGATTCCAAGATAAGACACTGTTAAAGAATGTCTTTATAAGGAGCATAGCGTCTAGAGGATATCTTGGAGGAGTTTCAGCAGAAGCTATAATGTTAACGGAAGCATTAGACGGATTAGGTTACGATAGAATAATAATAGAAACTGTAGGGGCTGGCCAGACGGATACGGAAATAGAGAAAATTGTTCATACTGTTCTGGTTCTAGTAATTCCGGGTGCCGGAGATGACATACAAGCATTAAAAGCAGGAATAATGGAAATAGGTGATATATACGTTTTAAATAAGTACGACAGGCCAGAGGCTGAATTAACTTACAACATCTTGAAATCAATTATTAATGACAATACTGAATCAGCCTATGAAGATAAATGGAAACCAACTATCGTTAAAACAATAGCCATAAAGAGTGAGGGAATCCCTGAGCTCGTAGATAAGATAGAAGAACATAGAAACTACCTAGTACAAAAAGATTTATTCAAAAAGAGAATTCTGGATAGAAGAGCGAAGATTGTGGAATTAATAGTAAGAAGAAAACTGGAAGAATTAGTCACCAATGTCATTAAAGATAAGTATGACTTAATTACGAGTGAAAATATCCCAGAGTCCATTAAGAAAGTTATGGATACGATAAAAGAATTACTTAGGTAATATTCCATTTCTCTTTAACTCCCTAACTACGAGCTCTCCTATCCTTGATAAACCATAATACTTATGATGAGTGCGAGTTTCCTTTTTCGGCTTAGCTTTTCTCTCTCTAAATTTGATTATCTTTGGGCTTTTCTCCTCTAATAATCCCATTCTAGCTAACTCCTCTATTTTTGGTATGACTTCTTCTAACTTCTTATGAACTAATTTAGCATACGTCAAGACGTGATCAGCATTTAATTCGTCAGCAAATTTTAGAAGATCTAAAGCTAAACTATCATTCTTAATAATTTCTATATAACCATCTATCAATACCTTATCGTTCAACGATCTTAATAAATGATCGCCCTCTCTTGTAAGTTTATAATAAGTGTGATGTTTATGGACTTCAGAGCTAAGTTTAAATTTAGCTTCTGTATTCTTTAAGGTTGCACCATGAACTCTCTCAATTAAGCCCAATTTCTCTAAGTCTTCTAGTAGTTGAATAACATCGGTTATCGGAATTTTAGTATTTAACATTATTGATTTGCCATAGTCCACATTTGCAATCTTTAGGTGCTTTAGGATTTTAAGATATCTTTCGTCCTTTAATATCGCTTTAAGTTTATCAGATAACTGATGTTTTTCACTCATTTCAACCCCTTTAGAAATTTAGTAATCTTCTCATTAAACATATAAGGATCATCAAGGTAACATGTGTGATTCTTACCAACTATTTCTAACATTGCACTTTTCACTTTATTTAGTATCAACTCATAGTTTCTTTTGGGAGAAATTGTGTCATGTGAACCCCATATTAATAAAATAGGAATTTCACTCAATTTAGATAGCTGATCCTCATATTCGTCAACACCTACTGCACCTACGAGAATTAAAGCAGAAACTAAGTCAGTATGCCTAAGACTAAATTCTAGCACGGCTTTACCTCCCATTGAAGCGCCTAGCATTATTACCTTACTCATACCCATTAATGTTATGAATAAATATATGAAATCAGACAGAGTAACTCCTTCAATTCTTTCTGATGATCCAAAACCAGGGAAATCTATCGAAATAGCCCTATAACCCAGACTTGAAATAGTTGCTACGGTATTGGTCTCTATCCAAGTTCTAGCATTAAATCTGGCACCGTGAAATAAGAGCATTGGAGTGCCTTTTCCACTTTCAATGTAATGAATTTTGCGCCCATTTATCTCTATGAACTTATCCAAAAATTCCTGCATAAGTGACTATTGCTTCAAAAAGTTATAAGCTTTTTTACATTTTTAACAAAATGAAAAATATAATGATTAGCGGAAGAAAAGGAACATATTAAACTTTATAGAAACAAACTTTATAAACTATAAATTAAATTAATGAAAATGATAAATATGAGTAAAGTTCTTGTTTTAGGCGCTAGATTCGGTGGTCTAACATCAGCATATACTTTAAAAAGGTTAGCGGGGAGTAAAGCTGAGATAAAAGTTATCAATAGCTCTAGATTCTCATATTTTAGACCCGCCTTACCTCACGTAGCTACGGGAGTTCTGGATGAAGAAGATGTAAGAGTAGATTTAGCAAGTGCTCTCCCTGAGAAAAAAATAAACTTTCAGCAGGGTATCGTAGAAAAAATAGACGCTAGTAGTGGGTTAGTATACTATACTAAACCAGATGGAACAAGAACAGAAGAAGATTATGACTACCTTATAATAGCCCTAGGCGCTCATTTAGGAACAGATCTAGTCAAAGGTTGGGATAAATACGGTTATAGTGTCTGTGAAATAGATTATGCATTAAAGTTAAGGGATAGATTAAGCAATTTTAAGGGAGGTACTATAGCAATAGGATCTGGTCCTTTCTATCAAGGTAAAAACCCAAAACCTAAAGTTCCGGAAAGTTATGTACCCATGGCTGATGCAGCGTGCGAAGGACCTATTTTCGAAATGTCATTGATGCTTACTGGATACTTTAAGAAAAAGGGAATGTTAAACAAGGTCAAGCTTGTAGTATTTTCGCCCGGCGAGTATTTATCTGATCTGTCAACCACTTCTAGAAAAATAGTTAGAGAAATGTATAAGCAAATGGGAATTGAGTTGATAGATAATTTTAGAATAAAAGAAATTAGAGAAAATGAAATAATCGACGAAACAGGTAAAACTATTAAGGCTGATATGACGATATTAATTCCTCCCTATACTGGAAATCCTGCGTTGAAAAACTCTACTCCAGATTTGATAGACGATAGCGGGTTTGTTCCAACTGATCTTAATATGGTATCGATTAAGTATGAAAACGTATACGCTGTGGGTGATGCAAACGCAATTACTGTACCCAAATTGGGTTATCTAGCTGTAAAAACTGGAAATGTAGCTGCACAACATTTGGCCACAAGACTGGGAGTTCAAGTAAAAATAGACCAATATTATCCAACAATAGTGTGTGTAGCTGATAATCCATTTGAGGGTTTTGGCGTAGCTGTAAAAGACAATACTTGGTATGGAGGAAACATTTCTATTGCAGACCCGTCCCCATTAAATCACATAAAGAAAGAGCTATTCCATAAATATTTTATGTGGACAAAAGGAGACATGGCTTTAGAAAAGTTCCTAGCCAGCTGGTGAAAAAATGTCTCTGGTAGAATTAAACATAATAGACGAGTTATTAAAGGATGAAAAACTTAACAGCCTAAATAAACTACTTGACATATTAAATGATATAAACAAGCTCGGTATTCTTGACGTTATTAAGGGAATAGCTGAAGATGAGAAGACTATAGGTAAAATAGCTGAAATTCTTACAGGAGATGCCGTACTGAGCCTTTTAGTAAATAGGGAGAAGATAGTTAAAAATCTTAGTCTACTTCTAGATGATGATACAATCTACAACCTTAACTATATATTGAGTTTTGTAGATAAAGTTAGGAATAAGGGGATTTTAGATCCTATAGTAGGATTGTTAGAAGATGAGGAACTATTAGGGAAATTGATCAATGGGATAATTAATGATTTTACATTAAATTTGATTAGTAATTGGAATGAAATTGTTAAAGATTTATCAAGAATAGATTTAAAGAACTTTAAATATTATACATTATTAGTCTCAGCTACTGGTGAGGCACTAAAAACTGAAAACATAAAAACCAATTACTAGTATTTGGGAAATTTACAAACTATTAAAAGATCCAGATATCCAAAGAGGATTAGGAGTAGTAGTATCTGTGCTTAAACATATTGGAAAATTGTACGTTGCAGAAAATGGATTAGCTTATGAAGTCGAGAAGAATGGTTAGGATTTAAAAAGCGTATCTATAATTTCCTCTTTAGCTATTCTTTCTCCTACGTCTATTTCATAGCTTTTTTCGACTCTTAGGTATTTCATTAGAGTGGAAACCCTAATATTCCAAGGAGGAATTGAAAACAAAGATATAGCCTTCTTAAACTCTTCACCTTTAACTAGAAAAGCCTTGGCTGGAGCAACTATGAATACGTAGTCTACGTTTGACGAATAATAAGTGGGAGATGCAGAATCATTATAAGACTCTATTATGACATTCTCATATTTCCTAAATGTCTCACTAATACAGTTCTCTACTAATTGTGGGGACATATCTATGATTTCTCTCATCCTATCTGATGGCTTAGCGTTAAATTTTGAAGCTAAATTCTCTATGAATTTCAATATTGATTTAGATATATAGGCTGAGGCGTTATTATTTACAAGATAATTATCTGCAGCGTCATTGCAGTTACTTATTCTTATCAGATATGGAAACCCATACTCCATGATCATATTATAAAGAGATACGTTATAGTTTACCTTTTCCAGATCTATTGGGACAAATAAAACAGCGAAAGGGTTTATTTGCCTTATATCATACTTAGTTTCATCAAAATATTTTAAAGCATCGTTCCCTGCTAACACTCCAAGTTCCTCACTCCTAATAAGAGTATTAAAGCTATACCATGCGTTATGACCTGCTATTGGCTTTAGCGGAAAAAACTTAAGTCCAACTTGATCAAATAGCCTAAGCAAAGATAATGAAAATGTTGTCTTACCTGAATCCAAAGAAAGTAACCCATTTACTAGTACTCTCATCCCAAAGATTTTCTAATTAATGCCATCTCATATATGTATTTCTTAGATTCTTGGAAGATTTTCTCTCTAAATGATAGTAAAAATAGCGAAGATAATAGAATATGCTTCTTACTATCGTATTCGACACCACCTAATTTTAACCCTATAACATCTTCCGCGTAATTAATGTCTTCTTTTATTTTCTTTATTACTTCCTCATTAACGCCCCATATATCCTTAATCAACTCCAATGATTCCCAGTTAAAGAATCTCGAGGCTGATTGTAAATCATGTTTAAAGTTAATATAATTCTCTTTAAATACATCCCATTCTTCTTCTGTTAAGTTAGCTAAGGATGAAATCCCAATAAGTTCTGGCGGTATCCCTATAGAGTACAATGAACCAACAAAAGATATGGCCCTAGGTAAACTTACTTTTCCAGCACTTCTTGAATACCCAAAAAGCCCTATATGAAGTTTCCTGGCTCTTCTCCTAGGAAGTAATACCGCAACATCGTTTATCACGTTGGCC
The nucleotide sequence above comes from Sulfolobus tengchongensis. Encoded proteins:
- a CDS encoding cobalamin B12-binding domain-containing protein → MTIKRIKVLIAKLGLDGHDRGAKVVARALKDAGMEVVYTGLRQTPEQIVKAAIQEDADVIGISILSGAHLELIPKVIELMKQNGLDDVGIIVGGVIPPDDIKKLKEIGVDEVFLPGSSLKEIVEKVKKIARLKRGINVE
- a CDS encoding winged helix-turn-helix domain-containing protein, producing MEDELTGTARKIYLYLLRQRRPVGIRKIQKDLNLSSPSIVSYHIKRLMEEGLVKEVDEGYVVAKIILEDYIRFKNVIIPRSLFLSSFLISSLAILIYLIFLHPFSADVFSLVVIFIITIITIFDVIKKYKKLKSL
- a CDS encoding NAD(P)/FAD-dependent oxidoreductase — translated: MKMINMSKVLVLGARFGGLTSAYTLKRLAGSKAEIKVINSSRFSYFRPALPHVATGVLDEEDVRVDLASALPEKKINFQQGIVEKIDASSGLVYYTKPDGTRTEEDYDYLIIALGAHLGTDLVKGWDKYGYSVCEIDYALKLRDRLSNFKGGTIAIGSGPFYQGKNPKPKVPESYVPMADAACEGPIFEMSLMLTGYFKKKGMLNKVKLVVFSPGEYLSDLSTTSRKIVREMYKQMGIELIDNFRIKEIRENEIIDETGKTIKADMTILIPPYTGNPALKNSTPDLIDDSGFVPTDLNMVSIKYENVYAVGDANAITVPKLGYLAVKTGNVAAQHLATRLGVQVKIDQYYPTIVCVADNPFEGFGVAVKDNTWYGGNISIADPSPLNHIKKELFHKYFMWTKGDMALEKFLASW
- a CDS encoding DUF2250 domain-containing protein; this encodes MSEKHQLSDKLKAILKDERYLKILKHLKIANVDYGKSIMLNTKIPITDVIQLLEDLEKLGLIERVHGATLKNTEAKFKLSSEVHKHHTYYKLTREGDHLLRSLNDKVLIDGYIEIIKNDSLALDLLKFADELNADHVLTYAKLVHKKLEEVIPKIEELARMGLLEEKSPKIIKFRERKAKPKKETRTHHKYYGLSRIGELVVRELKRNGILPK
- a CDS encoding sulfite exporter TauE/SafE family protein, which translates into the protein MIQDPSFQITITPIQYILSIISGILVGFSLGLIGGGGSILAIPLLLYFVGLADGIPPSSPEYTYITHITLGTTALAVGLNAYINSYMHFRKGNVRVMEGVVFTIPGVIGDVLGAYLSHLMSGAIILFLFGFLMIAVAIRMWRTRCNPNKNIVENHLGKLSLRDRVKLNRVIPAGFLVGFASGYFGIGGGFLVVPGLLFSTGVDMLRAVGTSLISVGTFGVAAAITYAIYGYIDVIISILYLIGGIMGGYAGSTIASRMPRQTLRKLFAVIIIVVAIYTMYINRIGVVQLTHLL
- the meaB gene encoding methylmalonyl Co-A mutase-associated GTPase MeaB, with the protein product MLNSNILEKALSGNELAIAKLLTKIEYMTEEGIIALDALMKRSGNAHVIGITGIPGSGKSTLIGGIIQEYVSRGHRVGVIVIDPSSPYTMGSFMGNRLRFQDKTLLKNVFIRSIASRGYLGGVSAEAIMLTEALDGLGYDRIIIETVGAGQTDTEIEKIVHTVLVLVIPGAGDDIQALKAGIMEIGDIYVLNKYDRPEAELTYNILKSIINDNTESAYEDKWKPTIVKTIAIKSEGIPELVDKIEEHRNYLVQKDLFKKRILDRRAKIVELIVRRKLEELVTNVIKDKYDLITSENIPESIKKVMDTIKELLR
- a CDS encoding DUF1641 domain-containing protein, whose amino-acid sequence is MYKLLKDPDIQRGLGVVVSVLKHIGKLYVAENGLAYEVEKNG
- a CDS encoding ATPase, which encodes MRVLVNGLLSLDSGKTTFSLSLLRLFDQVGLKFFPLKPIAGHNAWYSFNTLIRSEELGVLAGNDALKYFDETKYDIRQINPFAVLFVPIDLEKVNYNVSLYNMIMEYGFPYLIRISNCNDAADNYLVNNNASAYISKSILKFIENLASKFNAKPSDRMREIIDMSPQLVENCISETFRKYENVIIESYNDSASPTYYSSNVDYVFIVAPAKAFLVKGEEFKKAISLFSIPPWNIRVSTLMKYLRVEKSYEIDVGERIAKEEIIDTLFKS
- a CDS encoding alpha/beta hydrolase — its product is MQEFLDKFIEINGRKIHYIESGKGTPMLLFHGARFNARTWIETNTVATISSLGYRAISIDFPGFGSSERIEGVTLSDFIYLFITLMGMSKVIMLGASMGGKAVLEFSLRHTDLVSALILVGAVGVDEYEDQLSKLSEIPILLIWGSHDTISPKRNYELILNKVKSAMLEIVGKNHTCYLDDPYMFNEKITKFLKGLK
- a CDS encoding dihydrodipicolinate synthase family protein, translating into MKDNILSLITPFDEKENVNIEALYQLLDFLIKNGIRDFWILGTAGEFHMLTQDEKILLVTKIREKVSGKIYAGINENSIKSSLTLAKKYYDLGVDCIFSTPPIGYKLSDKSLISYFNELRKIDLPLFLYNIPSLIGYNVPVSLIEKLVEDQILDGMKYTTTDFVSFLTYLRQLKRIDERFKIFIGEDRMILSALIYGADGSVSGVSNLAPELVAGLYQEFEKGNLQKAIEIQNVITKIVEAVSLGDYPSGIKIGLRYRGINVGSVRKPLTEDSRAEGEIYNVLKEIGI
- a CDS encoding metal-dependent transcriptional regulator → MSNLSRREFSYLLAIKKYNDSGEGARINRIAKDLKIAPSSVFEEISHLEEKGLVKKKDDGVWITDDGIKSVNYIIKAHRVIEILLVNIGIDKEVACEYSKQFDYLVPQEIIEKLYNYLGKPSSCPHGLEIPL
- the udg gene encoding type-4 uracil-DNA glycosylase, with the translated sequence MSNLDEVANEIRSCKKCKLWQFRKNAVPGEGNSKAEVMFIGEAPGENEDNEGRPFVGAAGKLLTKLINEVLGLSRAEVFITNVVKCRPPNNRDPEEDEINACSPYLDMQIELIKPRIIVTLGRHSSSYLFRKMGMKMESISRVRGKFYTWNNNEHKILVFPTYHPAAALYNPPIRKILEEDFRRVKEAVSSKTVTLDNFLYGFGDKGEKSNRDSGK